From the Nocardiopsis changdeensis genome, one window contains:
- a CDS encoding glycoside hydrolase family 10 protein, with amino-acid sequence MAAASTVLLAGCAAGAPGGAPGDGASGSRNDTGGTVRTADALCSADSARQMRGAWLTTVRNIDWPSEPGLSAEEQQAELDAYLDDAVAMGLNAVFLHVRPTADAVYASDKEPWARYLTGEQGGDPGYDPLEYAVEQAHARGLELHAWFNPYRVGLQDPDIENLVDDHPVKQNPEWLVDYGDEAYVDPGNPEVRAWVTGVIMDVVERYDIDGVHFDDFFYPYPKDGEEFDDDASWEAHGGDFDDRDDWRRDNVDQLMRDVHGAIQETEPWVSFGVSPFGIWRNQSTDPSGSPSSGLQSYDAQYADTRTWIQEGTVDYVAPQLYWERGFGTADYEALTDWWADEVEGTGVDLYIGQAAYRLGEDGWTSDDALSSQLDYSGGLEGVGGDIYFSIKSLRENPDAVDDLLGGHYAEPALPPRTDSGEEEARVGAVAGVSARAGEHGVEVSWEEAEGARFYAVYRLPAEAAEAGDETACEALTPENLVGVTGGTSFDDTGAGDDTVYAVTALDDYRAQGPVGEIAAPRG; translated from the coding sequence GGGGAGCGCCCGGCGACGGCGCCAGCGGGAGCCGCAACGACACCGGCGGCACCGTCCGGACCGCGGACGCGCTGTGCTCGGCCGACTCCGCGCGGCAGATGCGCGGCGCCTGGCTCACCACCGTCCGCAACATCGACTGGCCCTCTGAGCCCGGCCTGTCCGCCGAGGAGCAGCAGGCGGAGCTGGACGCCTACCTCGACGACGCCGTCGCCATGGGCCTCAACGCCGTGTTCCTGCACGTGCGGCCCACCGCCGACGCCGTGTACGCCTCCGACAAGGAGCCCTGGGCCCGCTACCTCACCGGCGAGCAGGGCGGCGACCCCGGGTACGACCCGCTGGAGTACGCGGTGGAACAGGCGCACGCCCGCGGCCTGGAGCTGCACGCCTGGTTCAACCCCTACCGGGTGGGCCTGCAGGACCCCGACATCGAGAACCTGGTGGACGACCACCCGGTGAAGCAGAACCCCGAATGGCTGGTGGACTACGGCGACGAGGCCTACGTGGACCCCGGCAACCCCGAGGTGCGGGCCTGGGTCACCGGCGTGATCATGGACGTGGTCGAGCGCTACGACATCGACGGCGTCCACTTCGACGACTTCTTCTACCCCTACCCCAAGGACGGCGAGGAGTTCGACGACGACGCCTCCTGGGAGGCGCACGGCGGGGACTTCGACGACCGCGACGACTGGCGCCGCGACAACGTCGACCAGCTCATGCGCGACGTGCACGGCGCCATCCAGGAGACCGAGCCGTGGGTGAGCTTCGGCGTCTCCCCGTTCGGCATCTGGCGCAACCAGAGCACCGACCCCAGCGGGTCGCCCAGCTCCGGCCTGCAGTCCTACGACGCCCAGTACGCCGACACCCGCACCTGGATCCAGGAGGGCACCGTCGACTACGTCGCCCCCCAGCTGTACTGGGAGCGCGGGTTCGGCACCGCCGACTACGAGGCGCTCACCGACTGGTGGGCGGACGAGGTCGAGGGCACCGGCGTGGACCTGTACATCGGCCAGGCCGCCTACCGCCTGGGCGAGGACGGGTGGACCTCCGACGACGCGCTCTCCAGCCAGCTCGACTACTCCGGCGGGCTGGAGGGGGTCGGCGGCGACATCTACTTCTCCATCAAGAGCCTGCGCGAGAACCCGGACGCGGTGGACGACCTGCTCGGCGGCCACTACGCCGAGCCGGCCCTGCCGCCGCGGACCGACTCCGGCGAGGAGGAGGCCCGGGTCGGTGCCGTGGCCGGGGTCTCGGCCCGCGCCGGCGAGCACGGGGTCGAGGTGTCCTGGGAGGAGGCCGAGGGCGCCCGCTTCTACGCCGTGTACCGGCTGCCCGCCGAGGCGGCCGAGGCCGGGGACGAGACGGCCTGCGAGGCGCTCACCCCGGAGAACCTCGTCGGCGTGACCGGCGGCACCTCGTTCGACGACACCGGTGCGGGGGACGACACGGTGTACGCGGTCACCGCCCTGGACGACTACCGGGCCCAGGGGCCGGTCGGCGAGATCGCCGCCCCCCGCGGCTGA